Within the Emticicia oligotrophica DSM 17448 genome, the region AATTCCCCATAGCCCTAAACTTGATTTATTGAGGTTAGATTTAAGTTCTTCACCCATTCCTTCTTTATTGGTCAGTTCAATTCTTGATGCCGTAAGCGAAGTGGCATAGCCCCTTAGAAAATCGGTTTCTTGTTTTAGTACATTTCTGAATCTAGGAATATAACTACCATTGGGGCGGCGACCGTCGGTAGTAGAATCGAGATTTCCTTCATATTCGGCCGAAATTCTGCCACGATAGCTGTGAAATGCCATAAATTTGCCTAATAAACCATTATCATTTCCCAAACCATTCGGAAAGCGGTTTGAGTTGGAGTTGAGTAAAATCAAATTCGTATTCAATGCAGAAGCATTTAAGAAAATAATTTTGGCATAAAACTCAATCATTTCATTGGTTTGAGTGTCTATTACACGCACACCAGTGGCCTGGCCTTTGGTGTCATCATAAATAACCGAATGAACCACAGAATGGGGGCGAAGAGTCATTTTACCCGTCTTTTCAGCCCAAGGAATGGTTGAAGAATTACTGCTATAATAACCTCCATATGGACAGCCACGCTCACAAATTGTGCGGTTTTGGCAAGCAGCTCTACCTTGTTGATAATGTATTTTTTGAGGGTTAGTTAAATGTGCAACTCGTCCAATTATCACATGCCGATTGTTATATTTTGAGGTGATTTTTTGTTTGAAATGCTTTTCAACGCATGACATTTCGTGGGGCTGTAAAAACTCTCCATCGGGTAAAATAGAAAGACCATCACGATTTCCCGAAACGCCAATGAATTTTTCTACATAACTATACCAAGGGGCAATATCGGCATATCTTATCGGCCAATCTGTTGCATAACCATCTCGTGCTGGGCCTTCAAAATCAAAATCACTCCATCGTTGAGTCATACGGCCCCAAAGCAACGAACGACCACCTACTTGGTAGGCACGAATCCAATCGTAAGGGCGGTCTTGGATATAAGCTTGCTCGGCATCTTTAGTTAGAAAATGAGCAGTAGCTTCAGTAAAAATGAAATTTTTACTAGCAATGTGGTAGTCTTTTTTTATTTCGAGTGGAACTTGTCCTCTGTGTTCAAATTCCCAAGGTTGTTTGAGGGTGGTGGGATAATCAATGACGTGTTTGACATCACGCCCGCGTTCGAGAACGAGTGTGCGGAGACCTTTCTGCGTAAGTTCTTTTGCTGCCCAGCCGCCGCTCATTCCAGTACCTACCACAATGGCATCGAACGTGCGAGCTTTTACACTATCTAAATTTAAGTTCATGAGGTTGAATAGTTTTACGAAAATACAGATTTTCATCAAAAACTAAGCAAATTTATTCGAGCAGTTTTAAAGCTATGTATTTTTAAAATCAATAAGTTTTATCAATTCCTATTTTTCGGCTATCTTCGCCCAATTCAACTCTTATCAGCCCTTATTACGCCTTTCTTATGAAAAACAAGTATTTTGTTCCGTTTGTATTACTTACTTCTTTATTCTTTTTATGGGGTTTCGCCCATAATCTCAACCCAATTCTTATTCCGCATTTGAAAAAAGCTTGTCAGCTTACAGATTTTCAGTCGGCTATGATTGATAGTGCTTTCTTTGTGGCATATTTTGTAATGGCCATTCCGGCAGGTATGGTAATGAAGAAATACGGATATAAAACAGGCATTATTGCAGGGCTTTTGTTATTTGCTTTAGGTGCATTTTTGTTTGTTCCTGCGGCCAATACACGAGTTTTTGTGTTTTTTCTTACTGCACTTTTTGTGATAGCTTCTGGTTTAACATTTCTTGAAACCGCAGCAAACCCCTATATGACAGTGCTTGGCGAACCCGAAGGTGCAACACAACGCCTTAACTTTGCCCAATCATTCAATGGTTTGGCGGCTTCATTAGCACCAAAAATTGGTGGTGTTTTTATTCTTTCGGGAGTCACGCTTTCGGAAGCAGAAAAAGCAGGAATGTCGGTTGAGCAACTGAACGCTTACTTAGATAATGAAGCCGCGGCAGTAAAAATGCCTTATATTGTCATTGGCGTGATTGTTTTGATTGTTGCGGCAATTTTATACAAAACAAACTTGCCAGAAGTAACGGATGATTCACATGAGGTTGATATGAAGGGGGGCTCTCAATCTATTTGGCGACACAGCCACCTGACTTGGGGCGTAATTACTCAGTTTTTTTACGTAGGAGCTCAGGTATGTGTATCGAGTTTCTTTATTAGATATTTGTTTCAAACTGCACAAATTGATGAAAAATCGGCGGCTAATTATTTAGCGATTGCTTTGTTTGGCTTTATGATTGGTCGATTTGTTGGCACTTTCTTGATGCGTTTTATTAGTCCTAATCGACTTTTAGCTATTTATGCGGCATTATGCATCATTTTATTAGCTATTATTGTGCTTAACGGTGGAATGATTTCGGTTTATGGATTGATTGGCGTGGAGTTTTTTATGTCAATTATGTTCCCAACGATTTTCTCATTAAGTGTACAATCATTGGGCGAAGAAACAAAGCTTGGCTCTTCGTTGGTGATTATGTCAATTGTAGGTGGAGCGATTTTCCCGCTAATTATGGGTAGAGTTTCTGATGTAAGCAATATTCAAACGGCTTATGTAGTTCCTTTGGCTTGCTTTGCCGTAGTTTTATACTTCGGAATGAGGGGTTATAAAGTAAAAGCTTGAGTATTTATAGCAAGAAAGGCTACTTCATCAGTAGCCTTTCTCGTTAAGTTTATAGGATTAAATTACTCTTCTGCCTTATTTTTTAAACTCATCAAGAGCGAATAAGCACCCTTAACTACAAAGTTTTGATTGTTTAGTTTTTCGGCATTTATGATTTCAGTATAGCCTTTTTCTGTATTTCCTGCCTGAACTTCTACCATTTCGTATTGTGAATCAGACTTTTTGATAAATACATATTGCTTACCTTCAAATCTTACTAAGGCATCCTCTGGTAATACATTGGCTTTTGCGTTATTGATAGCAATTTCTGCATTCATGTAAGTACCAGGAATAAGGGCTTTATCGTAAGTTTCGAAGTGACAATGTATGTCGGTATTACGTTCTTCATTTAAGTTTTTACCGATTAATATAATCTCGCAAGGATATTTTTTATTCGGATAAGTGTTGGTGTATGCCGTTACTTTTTGCCCGATGTTGAGTTTGTCTAAATCTTTCTCAAAAACTTTTAATGCCAAGTGAATATCGCTGGTATTTACTAATTCAAACATTACTTCTGTTGGAGAAATGTATTTACCAATATTTACATTTACCTTACTAACATAGCCATTGATAGGCGAGAGGATGTTAATACTTTTTGAAATAGTATTTTCGGTTAGTTTTTCAGGATTTATTCCTGCTAATTTTAACTTTTCAGCTAAAGATTTTACCAAAATTCGCTGTGTTTTTAGTTCCATTTCTGCTTGTTGGAAAACCTTATCACTACTTGCTTTGCTTTGGTTGAGTTCTCTTTGGCGTTGATATTCGTTTTCAAGAAAACTAATTTTTGATTGTGTTGTCAAATAATCTTGCTGAAGCTGGATATACTGTTGGTCTTCAATAATGGCAATACTTTCGC harbors:
- the fucP gene encoding L-fucose:H+ symporter permease; the encoded protein is MKNKYFVPFVLLTSLFFLWGFAHNLNPILIPHLKKACQLTDFQSAMIDSAFFVAYFVMAIPAGMVMKKYGYKTGIIAGLLLFALGAFLFVPAANTRVFVFFLTALFVIASGLTFLETAANPYMTVLGEPEGATQRLNFAQSFNGLAASLAPKIGGVFILSGVTLSEAEKAGMSVEQLNAYLDNEAAAVKMPYIVIGVIVLIVAAILYKTNLPEVTDDSHEVDMKGGSQSIWRHSHLTWGVITQFFYVGAQVCVSSFFIRYLFQTAQIDEKSAANYLAIALFGFMIGRFVGTFLMRFISPNRLLAIYAALCIILLAIIVLNGGMISVYGLIGVEFFMSIMFPTIFSLSVQSLGEETKLGSSLVIMSIVGGAIFPLIMGRVSDVSNIQTAYVVPLACFAVVLYFGMRGYKVKA
- a CDS encoding GMC oxidoreductase, giving the protein MNLNLDSVKARTFDAIVVGTGMSGGWAAKELTQKGLRTLVLERGRDVKHVIDYPTTLKQPWEFEHRGQVPLEIKKDYHIASKNFIFTEATAHFLTKDAEQAYIQDRPYDWIRAYQVGGRSLLWGRMTQRWSDFDFEGPARDGYATDWPIRYADIAPWYSYVEKFIGVSGNRDGLSILPDGEFLQPHEMSCVEKHFKQKITSKYNNRHVIIGRVAHLTNPQKIHYQQGRAACQNRTICERGCPYGGYYSSNSSTIPWAEKTGKMTLRPHSVVHSVIYDDTKGQATGVRVIDTQTNEMIEFYAKIIFLNASALNTNLILLNSNSNRFPNGLGNDNGLLGKFMAFHSYRGRISAEYEGNLDSTTDGRRPNGSYIPRFRNVLKQETDFLRGYATSLTASRIELTNKEGMGEELKSNLNKSSLGLWGIGASMMAETIPKESSMVQLDKQFVDKYGIPQLRISIGYDENDEKVLKDFHEQFSEMYHEAGFKNIQPIDTKRLPGNENHEMGGVRMGRDPKTSLLNQWNQLHACKNVFVTDGACMTSTSTQNPSLTYMALTARAVDYAVKQRF
- a CDS encoding efflux RND transporter periplasmic adaptor subunit, which produces MKNSVKINRFSMLNIQYSMLGLGLISLLTISCGKKTSNEAAATDSTVVESSIANLTPQQIKSIGIETAPIEQKSFSTILKVSGRVDVPPQNLVSVSVPMGGYLKSSHLIPGMFVRKGESIAIIEDQQYIQLQQDYLTTQSKISFLENEYQRQRELNQSKASSDKVFQQAEMELKTQRILVKSLAEKLKLAGINPEKLTENTISKSINILSPINGYVSKVNVNIGKYISPTEVMFELVNTSDIHLALKVFEKDLDKLNIGQKVTAYTNTYPNKKYPCEIILIGKNLNEERNTDIHCHFETYDKALIPGTYMNAEIAINNAKANVLPEDALVRFEGKQYVFIKKSDSQYEMVEVQAGNTEKGYTEIINAEKLNNQNFVVKGAYSLLMSLKNKAEE